In the Choloepus didactylus isolate mChoDid1 chromosome 3, mChoDid1.pri, whole genome shotgun sequence genome, CCATAGATTCATGCTTAGAAATCTTTCACACTACTCTTGATTTTGTCAGTTCTCCTGCTTGTGGAGGTTTGGGGCCGTGAACGCTGCCCACTGGAAGAGGCTGTCTGCCGTGCTGCTTTCGGCTTTAATGTTGCCCAATCAAACGTGTAGTCATATTCGTGATTCAGGGTCCTGAAAAGAATGCGGAATAGCTGTCTCAGATACTTGTAATCGGGGGTTTCCTCAAAGCGCAGCCCACGACAATAGTTTAAGTACATAGCAAATTCTGCGGGAAACCCCTTACATAAAACTTCAGCAGGAGTGGACATcttcttttctttaatcttttcaaacttctgtttctttgttgcaGCCTTTAGTCCTTGCCATGGCAGGCTGGTTCTGTTAAAATACATCAAAACATATCCTAAAGATTCCAGGTCATCTCGGCGACTCTGTTCCATCCCAAGATGCGCACTGATGCTAGCATATCGGGCAGGGCCAGCGAGATTTTTATCTTCTCTGTATGGTATGTGTTGCCTTGTCCTGTTGTCTCTGTACTGTTTGGCCAAACCAAAATCAATAAGGAATAACTTATTACTGTGAGGCCCAATTCCCATTAGGAAGTTATCTGGTTTAATATCTCTGTGTATAAAATTCTTTGTATGCACATACTCAATTCTACTGATCATCTGGTCGGCTAACATAAGTACAGTTTTCATTGTGAACTTTCTTGAACAGAAATTGAAGAATTCTTCGAGGCTGGGTCCAAGAAGCTCCATGACGAGCACATTGCAGTCTTTTTCCTGACCAAACCACCATATGTAGGGGATGCCAATCCCACCTTGAAGAATCTTACAGAGTTTGCTCTCGTACAGCAACCGGGGATACCTGGCCTTCTGAGATTCTAGCTTCACTGCCACTTCCTCGCCGTTGGTGATGTTGATCGCCAGATAAATATCCCCGAAGGAGCCAGATCCGATCTTCTGTAACAGTTTATATTTCCTCCCAAAAATGAATTCGTCCTTCGCGCCGCCGCTGCTCGCCATCTTGCGAGACGGAAATGAAGCGCTGGGGCCCAGAACCCGCCCAGGGGAACCTGACCGCCGCCTCTCCGTCGGGTTTCTCTTTACCAGGCGGCAGTGTGTGAGAGGGTTTCCGGGGACACTAGGCTGGCCCACTTGTTTCTGGGCGGCTGCAGCTGCCTGGCTTTCCCTGCGACGTAGCGGCCGGGGAAAGGGGCGCTGGGACTTGGGGCGGCGCCACCCATGCCACCGATGCCGCGGCTGCCGCAGGCGGACCCGCCTCACTCCGCCCCCGCCGCCATCTTGTCCCTTCGGCTCCAGCCACGTTATATATCAAGGTTAGTATCTTTTCATCCGTAAAAGGAAATTAATACTAATATCATTATCCCGCCTTCTTCCGTACCAATTTAAATGTTTCAAAACAATGAGTAGAAAAACCCAGAAACTTTgctttctctttgcttctcttgaAGACCTcttatggttttcaaatatcggttatcattattttttaaaaagctgcttATAATTATAGGGCGGGGATTATATTgtatgtatattaaatatattaacattTCTAGGTAATAGATGTCTCGAGTTACAAGCTGCCCCTGGGAGGAAAgggaaatggagagttattgcttgaGAGGTACAgatttgtttggggtgatgacaaGGTTTTGGtcgtggatggtggtgatggcaactCTATATTGTGAACGGAATTAATATCATTGAGTTGTACATATGAAAGTCGTTAAAATgcgtgttgtatgtatgttaccacaataaaaaaatcaaccaatcaattaataaattttaaaaagataatatgcTGCACTTACACTGGCAATACCACTAAAAACTgctttaacattaaaaaaaaaaaaaagatttgtcaaacattaaaaaaaacctcTCAAAGGTAGTCCAGGACAAACTACTAGTCCTTCCACTTACTAAACTTGCACATGTGTTCCCTTGTGAAAGGTCACATCCCTCCTTGTAAATTTCTCTTTTCTGAGGTGTCCTGAGGTTGAGTAAACTGTGCAGGTCGTCACAACAAGATCGTCATTTGTCTGGAACCACATGGTGTGGTGTCCTCTGCCCCTGGGCCATGCCTGGTCAGCACTTTGAGAACAGACAGACGTACCAGAAAAGGCTGAATACCAAGTATCACTGGGGCTTTTGGGTCTGACGTGTGCAGATCTGCTTTTTCTTTCTACCCCCACTCCCGGAAAAGGTCACATAACCAGGTTTTACTAAAGTAAAACTTTAATACAGAAATTGCCTGGTTATCAGGAAGGCTTGTTGTTTTCCTTGCCATTTAAATTCAGTGTGGTCCTTTTCCTCTGCGCATGTTAATCAGTGTTTCTGAACAGACTGGGAGTAAACAAGGAATAGGAAAGTGCTGATTCACTAGCCTTAGTGCAGCACTTGCTTCTCTAGAACTTTTTAACCTTAGAAACCCCAAATTCTTGCCGGGGAACTCCTCTTGAGATGATTTTCTCTTATTGTTGAAAAGCTTTGTTGTTTGAGGAACTATAGGTAGTAAAAATAGCTAATATTATTGAGATCATACTGTGTGTCAGACATTGTTGTAAGTActttttttccttacattttttattgtgaaaaataacatgtatacagaaaagtgataactttcaaagtacaatttaacaagtagttagcaaatttcaaagaatgttatgggttacagttccccagtttcaattatttctttattgtgatgtATCtaagtaatttttatatattaactcTCAGTGCATTCTCACAACCATGTCATAAGGTAGTACTATTATgtgcattttgcagatgaggcaacagagtctcagagaggttaagtgacctgcCAAAGGTTGCACAGTATGTGGTGGACCTGGAGTCTGGATCCAAAGCCTGGCCTCTTAAGCACAATGGAGCATTCCAGGAATGTGTCCTTGTTTctccataaaataataataacctttaaatatttattaaaaaaaggtCAACTCCATTGGAAATTGCTTGAATTCAAGTtatgtttctgtttcttattcAGTTCTTTACAAAATTTTCTGTTCCATAATTCTAGAAATACATCCATACTCTCCTGTTGTAGCACTTATTGCGTTGTATCAGTTtagtcttattcatctttgcatttGAGAAATGTGTGCAGTGCTAAACATATAATAGGGGCTTGCTATACGTTTGGGGAATTAAATAGCAATAACGTTTGGAAAATGCTTTAAAGTTTACAAAGTACACCTATGGAACTCCACTATTTAACATGGCCTTCATTTCAGTAGAATTTAGGAAGTCTGTTTTCATACAACTTTTCTTTGGAAGTATGTTAGTTTAATTCTACATAAGATAATATGTACataccttccttccttttcatagTGTAGCTTCTGCATTTCTTTTTACTGAATTCAGGCATGAGAACAGAATTAATCAAGGAATTTGTTTGCTTATGTAGTTAGCTTGTGGCTTCAGCCATGAAATTAGCTTCTAAcactttagaaaaaaatggaaaatgagacCATCTTTATTAAACTAATAAAAGATTCCCATAATTGAGATGGTTAGTCATCTTGGATTATAAATGAAGGAAGTGCACATGAAGAACTGAAAATTTGGGGACACCAACTCTGATAAAGATGGCCTGGATGTAACCCCAGGGGAGTTGTCTTTTGTACTGTAGTTGGTCTGCAGGTGGACAGGGAACAGATCCACCTGGAGCATGCCTCAACtgaacctaatcaaaggtcccacccacaataagtctacacccacaggaaatagattagcttttaagaacatgatcttctctgggatacatacagcttcaagccatcacaATAATCAAATATTGTTTTTCAGTATTTGAAATGAATTAGTTCAGTTCCTTAGATAGTGCCATATCTTTTGTCATTTCATTTGCTGAAATGAGATCAGAGTTATATCAAATGACTACACCCACCtatgtgattattttttcttatttttttttgctgtattcACTGCTATGCAAACTAATTATGATAcctaattgtgctggtttgtatatattatgtcccccagaaaaagccatattctttgatgcagtcttgtgggggcagattgattaatcattttgattagggtgtgacctcttgattggatgtttccatggagatgtgacccacccaactgtgggttataCCTTTGattaagattatttccatggaggtgtggattcatccattcagtgtgggtcttgattagtttacctgagtaCTATAAAATAGCTCACAAACACAAGGACCTTGTTGCTGCAACTTATAGAGAcagacattttcaagaaagccgttgaaagctgacatttagagaaggccattttgaaacgcaacctgggagcaagcagatgcaggccacatgccttcccaactaatagaggttttccagatgccaatggccaaataaaccccctttataaaagccaatccatttctggtattttgcattccagcagcattagcaaaccggaacactagtTAATAACATTAATTTTTAGTAATAGTCAATAATACATAATCATAGAAATCATAATATACTTGTTCTAAAGCTCTTATAATTTGTTCAATTTCTGTAAATGACCCAGTTTTGTTATAACACTTCAAACgctttttaaaatgtctggtAGTTTATGTAATTCTTACAAAACCGTCTTGTATCTGACACTCTCCTACTGTGCCTCTCACATGCATCATTACAATGCTCTCAGCTTCTTTGCTAGCTAGATATTTACTAGAGTATGCTTGAGCACAGCTATGGTCTGTCCAGGAAGAAAATTAGTTACTCTACTTTCCTTCCATGTCCCACAACACAAATGATAACACATATACTATGAAACTAGTGCCAAAGGGCctttgctggtttgtatatattatatcccccagaaaaagccatattctttaatgcatcttgtgggggcaaatgtattagtgttgattaggttggagccttctgactgagtgtttccatggagatgtgactgaaccaactgtgagtgacacctttgattaggctgtgacctcttgattggatgtttccatggaaatgtggccctgcccattcagggtgggtcttgattagttcactggagttctataaaatgagttcacaaacagagggacctcagagcagctaacagtgacattttggagaggagctgctgctgagacaaacattttgaagacagccattggaagctgaagCAGACATtctagagaatgccattttgaaacacagtctgggagcaagcagacaccagccacgtgccttcccaggtaacagaggttttctggatgccgataggtaccctattgttgatgccttaccttggacactttatggccttaagactgtaactttgtgaccatataaaccccctttataaaatccaatccacttccagtgttttacaaaatggcagcattagcaaactggaacagggccgTATAAGATTGGCTTAATAAAAAGGCTGCTTCCATTTAGCACAGAACTGGAATTGAACCCTTTGggattttctctctccctctcttaagGTCCTGAAACACCTGCTTTGTATTTTGACTCATTGAATACAAATTTCACTTTGTATTTTGATGCTTTATTTCCCTTACTTGGACATTAAGTTCCTGAAAGGCAGAACATGTCTTGCACATGTGGTTGTGCTTAGTATAGTGTTGTGTGCAttgtaggtgttcaataaatcttTGTAAAGTTTGTTTTATTACTTGTTTATCTTTTAACCTAttataatagaaattttaaacaCAGGTAAAAGTAGAGTGAATACTTTAATAAACCTCCACACATTCATTGCCTAGCTTCACTTATTGTCAActcatggccaatcttgtttcGTCTGTGGCACCAGCCAGTTCCCAGTCCTCCCCCcaaatattttgaagtaaatcCTAGAAAATGAGATATATTTTGTctgtaaatgaataaacattttgaataaataaatttattggaTTATAGATAATAGATCAGAACTACCATATTTATCCATAAACATCAGTAACCCTTCACAAATTCTTATGAAGggtgttgcagcccaagagggccatgccagtccaaaggccaaagaagacaacaagcattttctcatacatgaacctttattcagggcttacttacagggtgagaagttgtggagagatccTGACGGCCTGAGGCCAGGTaggcatcacattcacaggaaagTCGATGGtgcaatgcaaaaagggcagaaaaccttttataagggtttaagacacaggccctcctaagggtggggggagcagtttactttgacctggggggtgatgcaggaaggactagaatagcacttgaacaattacattttgctctttttgtgagactaagagcctctcacttcctgcctgcttgcataaagttacatcttaaggtcaatttaccctttttctctttactggcttagaaagacaataggttaaacatttagctgcctacctcatgcagactgctgtgcaccaaagatctgcaggcctgttttgctcaggccaggggtTGCCACAAAGGGGAAACCATGTTATGTAAGTCTAGCTCAGGTACTATACTTCTTTGCTCAGTTTAATTCTATTACCATCTACTTTTGATGTGTTTACTTGTGACCAAAGTATTACTTCTCAACTTCAAGACTTCTTTTGCCTCCAGCCACTTCTGCTCTTTGAAGGTTTTATGTTGACTTAGACATGCCTGAAGTTTTTTCCTTCCAGACTATCTTTGTGTGATAGTTTCAACAGGCTGCAAGTGAGCTGAAAACGACACTGCTTGCTTAGGATACATCAAAGTGATTTTTCCTTATTGTTGATTAAGAGCTAATGGTTCATTATTTGAAAAACATGGATTAGCTTTCAAAAAGGGTCCCTTTGCATAATAGTTCAGATTACAGCATCATTGGGCAAACCCTGTGCCCAATTCACCTTAATTTCTAAGAGACTGATATTTCATCAGTTCAACTGAGGTTCCAGGGTTGCAATGTGGGTTGTTTCCCTGGTCCTGACAATTGTccctgttgtgtgtgtgtgtttttttaattcagttttactgagattgttcacatactgtacaatcatccaaagggcacaatcagttgcccacagtaccatcacacagctttgcatccatcaccacaattattttttttttcaatttttagaacattttcagtactccagaaaagaaataaaagcaaaaaacaaaattcaaatcctctcatacccctaaccacccccatcccattattgactcattattggtatagtacatctgttactgttgatgaaagaatgttaaaatattactaactgtagtacatagtttacaataagtatatttttccctatatacccctctattattaacttctagttatagtgtcatacatttgttctagttcatgaaagagatttctaatattggtacagttaatcacggacattgtccaccacaagattcactgttttatatatttccaaattttaatgtccaactttctttctggtgacatatgtgactctaagctccccctttccaccacatttacacaccattcagtactgttagttattctcacaataatgtgctaccatcaactctgttcatttccaaacacttaagttcaacctaactcataataagcaactgctccccattctttagccttgttctatatcctggtaacttatatttcatgtctatggttttacatgttataattagttcatatcagtgagaccatacaatatttgtccttatgtgtctgacttacttcactcaatatagtgccatcaaggtttttcatcaacccattttttttaagatggttttgttcacccaccatgcaTTCCGTTCCaagtaaacaaccaatggttccctgtataattgcatatttatgcactcaccaccatcaccactatctatataaggacatctccatgtcttccacaaagaaggaggaagagtcaaagaaggtaaagagacaatagaaaaagaaaaagaaagaaaacatggcagctaaaaagcaacaaaaggaaagacagaattaaattaaagtacaataaaagagtcagacaacatcatcagtgccaagactcccatacccctcccttatatctccctcttataggcatttagctttggtatattgcctttgttacactaaaggaagcataatacaatgtttctgttaactatagcctctagtttgcattgattgtaatttttttccccaacatcaccccatttttaacaccttgcaaggttgacattcatttgttctccctcatgtaaaaacatatttgtacattttatcacaattgttgagcactctaagtttcactgagttatacagtcccagtctttatctttcctgtttccttctggtgtcccacatgcttctaaccttcctctttcaaccaaactcacagtcatctttgttcagtgtactttcattattgtgctgccatcacccaaaattgtgttccaaacctctcactcctgtcttttcctatctgtctgtagtgctccctttagtttttcctgtagagcaggtatcttgttcacaaactctctcattgtttgtcagagaatattttaaactctccctcatatttaaaggacagttttgctggatataggattcttggttggcacttgttgtctttcagtatcttaaatatagcacaccacgtccttcttgcttccatggtttctactgagaaatccacacatagtcgtatcaagcttcccttgtatgtgatggatcgcttttctcttgctgctttcaggattctctctttgtctttgatgtttcataatctgattattaagggtcTTGGCCTACTTAATAGtctattcagagctattctgcttgcggtatgctgcgcttcttggatccgtaattttatatctttcataagagatgggaaattttcattgattgtttcctttattattgcttctgccccttttcccttctcttctccttctggtgcacccatgacatgtacactcaggcacttcatgttgtcattcagtttcctgagatattgctcatacttttccattcttttccctgtctattCTTTggcatgtaggatttcaggtatcttgttctccagttcctgaatgttttcttctgtctgttgaaatctgctgttttatgtctccattgtgtttttcatgtcttcagtcgtgcctttcatttccatagagtctgccagttgttttttcaaacttttgatttccacCTTATGTTCACCTAGGGTTTCctttatagctttcatctcttttgccatatcttccctgaactcattgacttggtttttgattgatttagcatatttctttgaaaatctttaattcattgtttcattaaagtgaaacaatatttccACTGTATCtcaactgaggtgtaagtttgttcctttgactgggccatatcttcatttttcctagtgtaatttgtagtcttctgttgtctgggcatctggtttccttggttgccccaatcaggtttccccagactAGAACTGCTTCAGGTCTCAAATTCAGTGTCa is a window encoding:
- the LOC119528761 gene encoding casein kinase I-like: MASSGGAKDEFIFGRKYKLLQKIGSGSFGDIYLAINITNGEEVAVKLESQKARYPRLLYESKLCKILQGGIGIPYIWWFGQEKDCNVLVMELLGPSLEEFFNFCSRKFTMKTVLMLADQMISRIEYVHTKNFIHRDIKPDNFLMGIGPHSNKLFLIDFGLAKQYRDNRTRQHIPYREDKNLAGPARYASISAHLGMEQSRRDDLESLGYVLMYFNRTSLPWQGLKAATKKQKFEKIKEKKMSTPAEVLCKGFPAEFAMYLNYCRGLRFEETPDYKYLRQLFRILFRTLNHEYDYTFDWATLKPKAARQTASSSGQRSRPQTSTSRRTDKIKSSVKDF